A region from the Phycisphaerales bacterium genome encodes:
- a CDS encoding alpha/beta hydrolase, with amino-acid sequence MTEARSLAADPRPLARPVVVLGGYRAPAFVSNRLADRLARLTSGRDEDFLPIAYPWLPSVPRCVDRAAEFISAHAPSRASGEIDIVGISMGGLVARAFAARAARDPSLPRVRRVFTLATPHRGASLANIVRPDTAAKQLHKDSGFLRELDERLEREPIDLTCYAILHDWWVGATNASPREPLPGCVPIWIDGATAMERAFAHFSVCRAPRLLVDLARRLTGRTPLAGFSSPPPID; translated from the coding sequence TTGACCGAGGCCCGTTCCCTTGCCGCCGACCCGAGACCGCTCGCACGCCCTGTCGTCGTTCTCGGCGGCTATCGCGCCCCGGCATTCGTCTCGAATCGGCTCGCCGACCGACTCGCGCGGCTCACCAGCGGTCGAGACGAGGACTTCCTCCCCATCGCGTATCCGTGGCTTCCCAGCGTACCCCGATGCGTCGATCGAGCCGCAGAGTTCATTTCTGCTCATGCACCCTCGCGTGCCTCGGGCGAGATTGACATCGTCGGCATCTCGATGGGTGGGCTTGTGGCACGGGCCTTTGCCGCGCGTGCTGCCCGCGATCCTTCGCTCCCGCGCGTGAGGCGCGTCTTCACGCTCGCGACGCCCCATCGCGGCGCGTCGCTCGCCAACATCGTCCGACCCGACACCGCGGCAAAGCAGTTGCACAAGGACAGCGGATTTCTCCGTGAACTCGACGAGCGCCTCGAGCGTGAGCCGATCGACCTGACGTGCTACGCGATCCTCCACGACTGGTGGGTCGGCGCCACCAACGCCTCGCCGCGCGAGCCGCTCCCCGGCTGCGTCCCCATCTGGATCGACGGCGCGACGGCGATGGAGCGTGCGTTCGCCCACTTCAGCGTCTGCCGCGCGCCGAGATTGCTCGTCGATCTCGCGCGGCGACTCACGGGAAGAACCCCGCTGGCCGGGTTCTCCTCGCCGCCGCCGATCGACTGA